ATTCGTACAGGAAGACTGGATGAAATAAGACCGTGCCTTGGCTGCCACGAGGGATGTCTTGGAAGAATAGGACACGGTCCGGTTAGTTGTGCGGTTAATCCTGCTTGCGGTCGAGAAAAAATTTACGGTCTTGTTCCAGCACATAAAATAAAGAAATTTTTAGTAATAGGCGGTGGCCCCAGCGGTATGGAATCGGCCAGAGTTCTAGCTGAAAGAGGTCATAAGGTAATTCTTTGCGAGAAAAGCGGTGAGCTTGGAGGCAATCTTATTCCGGGAAGTGTTCCCCACTTTAAGCGTTATGACAGAGCTTTAATCAACTGGTATAAAAAACAATTGGAACTGTTGAATGTCGAAGTGAATTTGAATTGTAATGTTACAGAAGATACAATATCTTCTTATGGAGCAGATGAAGTTATTGTAGCAACCGGTTCTACTCCTGTTGTAATACCTTTCGGAGGTAATGGCAAAGCAGTATTGGCTAATGAAGTATTATTGGGCAAAGCAAAAACCGGAAAGGATATTGCAATTATAGGTGGTGGACTTGTAGGATGTGAAACAGGATTATGGCTTGCACAGCAAGGAGCAAATGTTACAATAATTGAAGTTGCACCTGAAATACTCGGAGGTGCCAATGCATTGCCTCACATGAATCATTTCATGCTGGAAGATCTGCTGAAATTCCACAAAGTAACTGTGCTTGAAAGTACAAAGGTTGTATCCGTTGATAATGGATCAGTTACTTATGAGAATGCAGATGGAACTAAAAGCATTTCGGTTGATACTGTTATTTCAGCTGTCGGCTATAAAGAAAACAATGGTTTATTTGAAAGTTTGAAAAATACTGATTTAATTGTACACAACATAGGCGACTCTCAAAAGGTTCACAATATTATGTATTCTATTTGGAATGCATATGAACTTGCCAAAGAGTTATAAAATTTAAAATTAAGAAGCCATCTCAAAATTGATGAGATGGCTTTTTAGTTTGTAGGGCTTAAATTCTATAACACGTAGATAACAATTTCTTATAAACTTCTTATCCTTCCTATCACTAATACATTACATTTTCATATAATGGAAGTAATTAATGGCGTTAATTATTGGCAAATCTCACTATTCAAATAGGTGGTAAAATAATGACTACAGAAGAATCACATTTAGCATATAAAATATCTTTACAGAGTATGATTATAAATCTATTACTATTTGTTTTTAAAGGCTTGTTTGGATTCTTAATTTCTTCCACAAGTTTGATTTGTGATGCAATTCATTCGCTAACTGATATTTTCAGTACATTTGTCGTTTTACTTGGAATAAAATTTTCTAATAAACCCGCTGATAAAAGTCACCCCTATGGACATGAAAAAATTGAATGCATAATAGCATTTTTATTAGGAATTATGCTTTTTGTAATTGGAGGCAGGATTGGATGGGATGGATTTCAAAAGTTGCTTCATCCTGTGGAAACACTTAAACAGAATTTGTTGCTCAATACATCCGCTATTATTATAGCTGCAATTTCTATAGGGACCAAAGAATGGATGTATCACTTTACCATAAAATGCGCCCAAAAAATAAATTCATCTTCAATGGTGGCTGACGCTTGGCACCACAGAACTGATGCCTTATCATCTGTAGGCAGCTTAATTGGAATTATAGGAATTCGTTTAGGCTATCCTGCGGTAGATGCAATTGCCTGCCTAATTATTTCTCTTTTTATATTTAAAGCTGCTTTTGAAATCTGTGTAGATGCTTGTAAAAAGGTAATAGATACTTCGTGCTCTTCTGAAATAATATCTACAATAGAGGAGATTATTAACATCAATAAAGAGGTATTGGCTATTGATGTTATTAAGACACGTCAATATGGTTCAAAAATATATGTTGATTTGGAAATAACGTTAAACAAAGATACTAGCTTTGTGCATTCCCATAATGTTGCCCATTCCATTCATAACGAAATCGAGAAAAATATTGCTGGAGTTAAACACTGCATGATTCATGTAAACCCATCAAAACTTATCAATCATCACCATATATAATTTGGTATTAATTAATCGTATGCATGTACTTCTCTGCTTCATACCACGGCACAGTATAAGAAGTTCCCTTTGTACAAAAAACAGACGTTGATGTATTCTCTACATCTCTTTCTTTGTCATATCCTATTTTATTTATTACTTCAATTGAATTTTCGCACAAGTCATATCCATCATACATTAGGCTCATGCTTCCTGTACCCTTAGTAAATGACATTAGCTCTATACTGTAATCCATAAAAGATTCCACAGGCCCTCTTCCTTTTATATAAACATTTCCACAATTAAGAACTGGTGGTTCACAATTGCCCCTTAATTTGTGTATATCAGACATAATTTTTCCCATATAAGTTTCTTCAGCATAAATCTCAAAACTGTAAAATGGCTCTAATAAAATAGATTCTGCTTTTTCTAAACCTTGCCTTATTGCTCTATAGGTAGCTTCTCTAAAATCGCCGCCCTCAGTATGTTTAATATGAGAACGTCCATCCATTAAAATTATTTTTATGTCCGTTATTGGAGAACCGGTCAGCACTCCTTTATGGACTCTTTCAAATGTATGATTCTCTATTGTATTTTGATAATTTAGAATCAAGTTGTCAACGTGGCACTGACTCTCATAGGTGATTCCACTGCCGCGGGCAGTTGGTACCAGATCTAGCTGCACTTCTGCATAATGGCGAAGTGGTTCAAAATGCCCATACCCCGTTACCGCTGATAATATTGTTTCTCTGTATTCAACCTGCGGTTTTTCAAAACCAACTGATATCCCAAACCTAGACTTCATAACATTTTCTAATATCTCAAGCTGAATCCTTCCCATTATACTAATTAATATATCTTCCGTTTCCTCTCTATAGGTAACTGATAACGCCGGATCTTCAGATTCTAATATTCGCAGTTTTTCCATCAATATTGTTACATCTGTTTTATCTAATATGTTTACCTTCGACTTAAGAGCTGCAGTCAAGTGAAAATTACTAGCTTGCTCTATTATTGTTTCACCTGAAATTATCATCGTACCACATACAGGAGATTTGAAGCCTACAACAGCAAATACGTCTCCTGCTGATATTTCATTTTTAGTTTCATATTTTTTACCATTATATACTCTTATTTCATTTACTTTTTCAGATGAAGCTTGGCCATCTTTTATGAATGTAAATTCATCCTTAATGCGCAATTTCCCTGATAGCGCCTTTATAAAAGTAAGTCGTATTCCCTTATCATCATGGCGTATCTTATAGACCTTTCCAACAAAATTGTTGTCTTCTTTCTCTTGATATTCAGTTTTAGTCAGCTTAGAAAATACTTCTAAAAAATTATCTATTCCAATCCCCTTTAAGGCAGAGCCTGCCATTAGAGGAAAGCAAATTCTCTTTTTTATTATATTGATAGCAGCTACTATTAAGTCTTCTGAATTATAATTTTCTTGCAAATAAGATTCTAAAAAATTATCGTCTCTGTCTGCTACAAATTCAGCGGTGCATTGATTATTTATATCCTTAACTGAATTAAGATATAGTATATCACAAGTAAGCTTGTCTTTAATGTCAGCTATTATTCCTTGCAGATTAAAACTATCTATATCAGCTTTATTAATAAAAATAAAAGTAGGAATATTGTATGAATTTAATAAGTTAAATAATGTCGTAGTGTGAGCTTGAACGCCCGAGCTCCCGCTTATTATTAAAATTGCGTAATCAAGGGCAGACATAGATCGTTCAGTCTCTGCCGAGAAATCCATATGTCCGGGGGTATCTATGATATAATAGGTATCATTATTAAATTGAAAAATACCTTGATCAGAAAAAATCGTAATTCCCCTGCTCTGTTCTATTTCGTCGGTATCCATGCTTGAAGTTTTATGATCAACTCTTCCTAAATTTCGTATACTGCCTGTATTATAAAGAAGTTGTTCTGTGAAAGTAGTCTTCCCTGCATCCACATGAGCAAAAATCCCTATTGTTTTTTTCATAGTAACTCCTTTTTTCATCTGATATATCATTTTACAACATGTTTATAAACAATTCAATTTAATTCTAGCCCCAATTCAACTCAAAAAGATGACTCCTGTTGAACACAGAAATCATCTTTTTTATTATGCCTAGACTTTTTAAAATGTTATTGACAAAAGACGCGTTTTATTCCTACAGCAAACAGTTTTCATTATTTACACTATCTGCAATAAGAAAGTATCTAACGGCTGTTGACAAATTTGTATCCTTTTTATAAAAGTTATATAATTATTTTATAACTCTCATTGCTTTTGCTATTTTCTCAATATTGTCAATGCAATAGTCTAATTGTTGCTTCGTATGATTTGCCGTTATAATACAGCGTACGCGAGCTTTTCCTTTTGGTACTACGGGGAAAACAATAGATGACGCTAAAATATTACATTCCTTAAGTTTTTGGCTAAAGTTTTTTGCCTTTTCCTCATCACCAATCATTATTGGAATAATAGGAGTTTTGCTATTACCAATATTAATTCCTCGTTTAGTTAACCCATCTTTAAAATAATTTGTATTTTCCCATAGTATATTATTAATATCCTCTGATTTTTCAAGTAGTTCTATTACCTTAATTGATGCAGCTATTGCACTTGCCGGAATAGAAGTACTAAATAAAATTGGTCTTGAGTTTCTCTCAAGCCAGTTTTTCATTAAATTTGATCCAACAATATACCCACCTACAGCAGGAATCGCCTTAGATAATGTTCCTACTGTAAAATCAATTTTACCGGTTAAGCCAAAGTGATCAGCGACACCTCGACCTTTCTTCCCCAAAATTCCCGTACCATGAGCATCATCAACATAAAGTAAAGAGTCATATTTTTCCGCTAAAAATGTCATGTCCTGTAATGGAGCAATATCACCATCCATACTAAATACAGAATCTGTTGCAATTAAAACATTTTTATATTTTGCACGATTTTCTTTTAACTTTTTTTCTAAGTCTTCCATATCCATATGGCGTATTATTATTTTATTTGCCTTGCTAAACCTAGTTCCATCAATAATACTAGCGTGATTAAGTTCATCGGATATAATCAAATCACCCTCACCAGCAATTATTGGTATGGAGCCCAAATTTACTGTAAATCCCGATTGAAAAACCAGTGCTGCTTCTTCGTTTTTAAATTTTGCCAATTTTAGCTCTAATTCTTCGTATAAGTCTGTATTTCCTATAATATTTCTTGCTGAGGATGCACCAACACCGTATTTTTCGATTGCTTGAATAGCTGCTGCTTTTACCTCAGGATGATCAACCAATCCTAAATAATTATTTGAACTTAAGTTAATCGTTTTTTTACCGTCCAACACAATTTCTGCACCATTTGCACTTTGAAGAACTGGCAACGGCTTATACATCCCTTTCGCTTTGCTTTCCTCAATTTCTTTCAAAAATAATTTTTGGCTAAACATTTATATAATTTACCTCCGTATATATAACGAGCATTTATTTGCTGTATTTATTAAATATCTCGTTATCTGGATATAGTGCAATTTTACCACTATTACCTTTTTGCATCAAATCAAATGCTTCTTCGAAATCTTCAAGTTTAAATCTATGAGTAACTGCTGGCATAATATTAAAGTCTTTAGATTCTAGTATTCCTTTAACTTGGTACCATGTCTCAAACAGCCGTCTCCCAACAATCCCTTTTATTGTAATGCCCTTAAAAATTACATCATTTGCAATATCCAGTGATATTTCTTCACTTGCTAATCCTAAAAGGGAAATTCTGCCGCCAGGTTTTACATACTTTAATGCTTGTTTTAGTGCAATTGGATTGCCTGACATCTCTGCAACAATATCTACACCTTGTCCATCAGTAACTTCTTTTATAGCTTTTATTGGATCATCTTTAAGCGGGTTAATAACTATATCTGCACCAAGCTTGTAAGCTAACTTAGCTCGATATTCGTTTGGCTCCACAGCAATTAGTGTTTTAACTCCAGCTACTTTTGCTACAGGAATTGCTAATGCTCCTACAGGGCCACATCCTACAATAGAAATTGATTTTCCTACTGTATCTCCAGATAAAATCGTGTGTACCGCATTGCCAAGAGGTTCTTGAATTGCTAAATATGCAGGATCCACATCTAATGTATTTTTCCATGCGCTTGCTTCAGGTATTGCAACATATTCGGCAAAAACGCCATTAACATTAATCCCTAGTATGACAGTGTTGGGACAAATATGCGCTTGGTTTGTCCTGCATTGTTCACAATGCCCACACACAAAATGAGTTTCCGAGGATACAATATCACCTACATTCAACGTTGTAACATCAGAACCCAGCTCAACAACTTCTCCTGAGAATTCATGCCCGATAGTAACAGGCGGATTCACTTTACTTTGTGACCATTTATCCCACTGATATATGTGCAAATCAGACCCACAAATTGATGCTGCATGTACTTTTACTAAAACTTCTTTAGGCCCTATTTTAGGAATATCTACCTCCTTCAATTCTGCTCCAGGTGCAGCCTTTGTCTTAACAATAGCTTTCATTTTTCCTTTCATTTTTTTCAACTCCTATTTTATTTACATTATTTTTTTTATTTACATAATTCTTTTTTCGAATTTACTTTTGACGGTTTGCCGTCCTCTCCAATATATTTTAAGTCCCAACTAGTTAGAGCTGCAAACAGCATTACAAGCACTAATATCCATCCGTGAAAAGCTAAATACCAAATTTCCCCCGGTGTTACACTTGTTAAAAAAGGATATTTATCCAACATACCATTTACTACTGTAGTCGCTAAAAGTACTCCACCGCTCCAAGGTAGAATAAATCCTCCTGCTGCAGTAATCGCATCTAACATATTAGCTCTACGATAGGGATGTATATTAAATCTTTTACCAATGCTTTTTACAAATGGTGCAGCTGTAATCTCTGCGGCCGCATTAACGCTCATCAATGCATTTAGAATAGAAACTATAGTCCAAATTGCCAACTCTGCCTTTTTAACTGAACTTCCCACTTTCTTTAATATAGCTTCTTCCATTAATCTCATAAGGTTTCCTGCAGTTATTAAATAGCCACATGACATGATTAATAATAACAGCACACACATATGCAAGTAACCACTAACACCATCAACTACAGCCCCAACTAATGTTCCATTTGAAACATCGAACCACAGGATGTCTTCCATTGTACCAAAACCTGCAACCAATATAATAATTATTGCAGTGACGATTCCCCACGAAATTGAAACAATAAGGTTTTTTCCGCGGAAAGCCAACAATAGTACAAGTGCAAAAGGAAATAGTAATAAAAGTCCTTTTGGATTAATATATTCATTAATCATTTCTAATGAATTAGCGTCTGCAATAACCCCTGTTTTAGAGCTGCCAAATATAAAAAACAAAATTATTGCAAAAAAAGCTGCTACAATAGAATATTTAAACCTAGTTCGAACAACGCCCATAATATCTGTATCTTGCGTTGCAGCTGAAATAATAGTCGTATCTGATACAGGTGCGAGATTGTCTCCAAATGCTGAACCACTTAATATAGCGCCAAGAAGAACTAAAGGATGTGAACCCATTAAAACACCTGCCGGATACATTAACATAGTGAACGCAACTAAAGTACCATATCCAGTACCTACAGCTGTTCCAAATAACGCTGCTAATATAAATGTTAATACGGTAAAAACAGACCCACTTACTCCTGTTGAAACGCCTGCCCATACCAATCCATCTACCAAGCCACCCACTTGTAACACCGCTGCAAAAATTCCAGCCCAAAACCATGCAATAATGGCTACAGCTGCAACTGACTGAGTCATTCCTTCAGTAACAGCCTTTAAATATTTTTCGGCAGAACTTTTACAAATAAGCAATCCTAAGCCTAAACCAATTACAGCTCCAATTATTAAACTCTGTTCATTAGCAATATTCTTAAAACTACAAACGATTGCCCATACGATGAAAAATAACATTGGGATAGCTGATCCAACGGGACCAAATCTAAATTCTAAATTTGTTATCTTTCTTCCGTCGTCATACATAATATTACCATTACTCTCCATTATGTTTCCTCCATATTATTAAAATGTTGATATACTACGTAGATATCTTATTGCATTTCAATTATATCAACCACTTAGTTTTTTTCAATCTACTATATTAACCTTATTCTATCTAAATCACTCTAATCCATGGTATGTTATTGTAATTCAGCTTAAACTTCTTACATAAATAAAACTATATGTACCTTGGAAATTCAATATTTAACAAAACAAAGACACCCTGAGGTGTCTTTATTTGATGGTCTATAAAAATACTGAACTTATTTTAAATAATCGCTTACATTTCCTCTGTATTCTACAAATTTTTTTGAATCAGAAATATATCTTACATTTACGTTACTTTCTGCGCAGTTATTTTTTAGTATGTAATCCTTATCACCGTTAACAATTGCAGTAATTGCTCTTACAATGTGAGATTTGAATTTTTCATATCTTTCTTGTAATGTAAGTAAGCTGTGTTCTGAATATAAATTACATGTAATTTGGAGTTCAAATTTACAATTTTCTTTAATCCATCTTCCTTCCACTTCGTCTCTGCACTTGCTAAGTCTATCTTTGTCTATTTGGTTGCCTATAAATAAAATTCTTTGTCCAGTATAATCCGAATGAGTCAGCGTATATACTCTGTCAGCCATATTTTCATATTCAGCATTAAGCTGATAATCTACTGTCAGTTTGGTAAGCATTTACTAAGCCTCGTCTGATACAGCTTCATTGCAAAGAATGCTCCTATGGCTCCGGCTCCATAAACTGATACAGCGCTTATAACCACGGCTACAGTTCCTCCAAAGCTATACAAGGAACTTTTTATGAAGAAGGTTGTCATTATAAAGGTTGCAATAATTCCGCATACTGAATAAATAGGTGCAAAAATTGCAATCTTAGTATCAGATTTAAAATCTCTAAGGATAATACTAATAATTATATCAGCCACAATTCCTCCTGCTGCTATTGAGATTGTTGCAAAGATTGACATTCTTGCCATCATGAAGCCATACGCAACCGCAAACAAAGATACTGCTACCGGTTTTCTTACTTTGTACAACATCATTGCTATGATAAAACTAAAGAACGGTGCATTGATAACACCTCGGGAAAACGGAAGAATTTTATGGAATACTCCAACAACTTTTCCCAAAACCACAGCAATCGCTACACACATTGCAATTGTAGCTAAATCTTTTACATTTAACATTTTATATTTCATTTACGCCTCCTGATAATAGACAATATGGGTCTTCTTCCAACCAGTCTCCGGTATTGCTGAAAGCTCTTGCTCTACAGCCTCCACAGATATTTATATATTGGCAATGACCGCATTGTCCTTTATAGTTTTTATAATCTCTTAATTTATTAAAAATTTCATTGTTTTCCCAAATATAATCAAATGTATCTTCTCTTATGCTTGCAACCTTTACCGGTGCATAGGGGCATATATGCACGTCTCCGTTAGGCAGTATTGAGCAGTAACTTACACCTGCAATACATCCTCTGGTAGTATTTTTTAATGACTCAATACCCCTTAACAATGATTCAACCTTATATTGGGGGGCACATGTAGGTTTAACCAGCATGTCAAGCTCTAAATCCTTATCAATAATTCTATTGATTGCTTTTTTGTATTCTTTAATATCCAACGAAGCTTCCTTTATATTTTTACCTCTTCCTGTGTCAACCAAAAATAACATGTGACTTGATGCAGCTCCTAAATTTGAAGCAAAATCCGCAATATTTTCTATTTCTTCTAAATTCTGTTTTGTAACAGTACAGTTTAATTGAACTCTTATCCCTGCTTCTACACAATTATTTACACCTTCTATAGCTTTTTGGAAAGCTGTGTTGGAACCTCTAAACCTATTGTGTTTTTCAGGGTCTAAACTGTCTATGCTTATTGCAATGGCGCTTAAGCCGCTACCTTTAAGTTTTTCTGCCTTTTCTTTGTCAATAAGAGTTCCGTTGCTGCCCATAAGTATAGTCATGCCTATGGACTTGGCATAGCTTATAAGTTCAAATATATCATCTCTTATCATTGGTTCTCCACCGCTTAAAACTATAACTTTCATTCCGGCTTTAACCATTTGGTCCAAGAGTTTTTTTCCTTCATCAGTCGATAGTTCATCATCCATCTTTTCCGGTCCTGATTCCCTGTAACAATGCTTGCAATATAAATTACACTTTTTTGTTGTATTCCAGGATATATGATTCATGTAATCCTCCTTTTATAGTTATAAATAAGTTTGTCCTTAACATGTTTTAACAGCATAATTCACCTTCTAACCAATATTACTATTTATAACTGTGTAGGCCTGGTAGCAATACATTTACACCTATAAAAGTAAATATTACGCATATAAATCCGATTACTGCAAACCATGCTGCAAGTTTTCCCTTCCAGTTTCTGTTAAATCTAAGATGCAGATATACTGAATATATTAGCCAAGTTATCAGTGACCATGTTTCTTTAGGGTCCCATGCCCAGAATCTTGACCAAGCATATTTTGCCCAAATAGCACCGGAGACTATTACAACTGTCAACATCATATATCCAAATGCAATAACTCTGTAGCTTAAGTGATCACAAGCTTCTTCATCAGGCAAAATTTTACTTTTTACACTTTTCATATTTTTACTGCTAATTAAATACATAATGGACAAACCACATGCAACTGCAAAGGAGCCATAAGAAATAATTGCAGATCCTACGTGGAATGAAAGCCAATTACTTTGAAGAGCAGGCATTAAGGGTTTTATTTCTTTTGGAAGAACAGATGCATATCCCATCATTAAAAATGCAAGTGGCATTACAAATGCACCAACTGACGTAAATTTATAGTAAAAATGAATAATCAAATAGCATAAAACTATGCCCCATGTAAAACTGCTTGCAAATTCAAACTGATTGCTAAAAGGCAGTCTTCCTGATTCTACTACTCTAAGAATCATTGCCACTGTGTGAACAATAAATCCTACTACTGTTGCATTCACGGCAAATTTACCAACCTTCTCTTTGCCTCCCACAAGAAAAACGAAAAATCCCAAGGATGCTGCAATATATATATAAAATGCTATGGTAAATGTTACTTCTTCAAAGAAAACTATATTCATTGTATTTCCCCCTTACATTTATTTTGTTCTTTCAATATTCTTTTGATTTTTATCGTAAATCCCCAAGTATTTTGTCTTGTTACAGGAATTACAGATTCAGATGAGATTAATATATATTTCGGATAAAAATAAAATGATAAAAGTATTCCCAAGGTCAAAATTATACTTCCCACCAATACATAGTAATAACCAAAATCCTGTCTGTATTGTAATCCTGTATATAAAACAGAATCAACAAACTTAATTGTTAAGTCATTGTACTCTATAGGTTCTCCCGGAGTCACTATATATGAATCCACATAACTTTCTTCATTGTAAAGCGCTACTGCATAAGCGGGATTTTTCATATGCTGAGATAAGGTTATGGGGTTACCATATCTATCCATACTAAAGTCAGGGAAAAAACCATATAAAACTATTATAAGATTTTCTGGCTCATAAAAAGCATGAGGATTATCCTTTAATATACTTTCAAAAAGCACGCTGCCATCTTTATCCTTAATCTGCATATTGCTTGCCCAACCATAATTAGACTGGTAAAAGTACATACCTTTATAGCTAAGAGGATTGTTTACCCAAATTTTTTCTTCCTTTAATTTTTGTTCACCTTCATAAACAGTTAATTCGCTGTAGTATTGCTCAATTGAACCGTCTTCTCTAAAGTCCATATAAAAATCATTTAATTCAAGAGAAAATCCAAATTCTTTAAATTCTTTAATTTCGCCAGGTATTAAGTTTACATATCCTTCATGCACAAACATATTCCCTAAAACAGCACCTAAAATTATTACAACAATTCCTAGATGAGTTACTGATGAACCTATATGACCCAAGCTGTGTTTAATTGCATAAATACCATCTTCAGTGTCTACAATTTTGAACTTTTTCTTTTTTAGCATTTCCTTAACATTTTCAATATCCATCCCATTCTCATAAAGATTTTCATTGTTTTTTCCACTTTTAGGAACATACGTATTTTTCATTTTCTTTAATTGAACAGGCAATATTTTCAGCGTACAGCCTACCAAGTTTATTATGAAAATGAATACTATTACTATGTAAATATTCGAACTGTACACATGGTCAAATTGCAAAGAAACCATAAGACTGCCAAACGTCTTATATTGATGCAAATAAAACTCTATATCCATTCCTTGAGGTATAACTGTACCAATTATTGAATATACAGCTATCATCACGAACAAGATAATTCCAAATTTAAGGCTTGTTAAAAAATTGGTAAATTTTTTTAGCATTAGTCTTTCTCCCTGTCACAAAATTTTTAATTATAAATAGTTTTAAGGGGCTTTTTAAATTTATTGTTATTCTGTATATCACTTAAATACATTTTTGATCTTTTTCTAAACACTTTTGGGGTAATCCCATATTTTGACTTGAATGTATTATAAAAATTAGTCATATGCTCATAACCACATAGAGAAGCAATCTCACATATAGTTAAATTTGTTTCTTTTAAAAGCATACATGCATTTTTAAGGCGAATGTCACGTAAAACCTCAGAAAAACTCTTTCCAAGGTTTTTCTTAATAATAGAGGATATGGAATTAGGGTGATAATTAAAATGTTTGGCTGTTTCTTTTAAGGTTGCATTTCTATAATTCTCACATAAGTACCCAATAATCAATGAAAACTGACTATTAGATGGTATGTTTTTTAATGAAG
Above is a window of Sedimentibacter sp. MB35-C1 DNA encoding:
- a CDS encoding cation diffusion facilitator family transporter codes for the protein MTTEESHLAYKISLQSMIINLLLFVFKGLFGFLISSTSLICDAIHSLTDIFSTFVVLLGIKFSNKPADKSHPYGHEKIECIIAFLLGIMLFVIGGRIGWDGFQKLLHPVETLKQNLLLNTSAIIIAAISIGTKEWMYHFTIKCAQKINSSSMVADAWHHRTDALSSVGSLIGIIGIRLGYPAVDAIACLIISLFIFKAAFEICVDACKKVIDTSCSSEIISTIEEIININKEVLAIDVIKTRQYGSKIYVDLEITLNKDTSFVHSHNVAHSIHNEIEKNIAGVKHCMIHVNPSKLINHHHI
- a CDS encoding staygreen family protein; translated protein: MLTKLTVDYQLNAEYENMADRVYTLTHSDYTGQRILFIGNQIDKDRLSKCRDEVEGRWIKENCKFELQITCNLYSEHSLLTLQERYEKFKSHIVRAITAIVNGDKDYILKNNCAESNVNVRYISDSKKFVEYRGNVSDYLK
- a CDS encoding Na+/H+ antiporter NhaC family protein, with the translated sequence MESNGNIMYDDGRKITNLEFRFGPVGSAIPMLFFIVWAIVCSFKNIANEQSLIIGAVIGLGLGLLICKSSAEKYLKAVTEGMTQSVAAVAIIAWFWAGIFAAVLQVGGLVDGLVWAGVSTGVSGSVFTVLTFILAALFGTAVGTGYGTLVAFTMLMYPAGVLMGSHPLVLLGAILSGSAFGDNLAPVSDTTIISAATQDTDIMGVVRTRFKYSIVAAFFAIILFFIFGSSKTGVIADANSLEMINEYINPKGLLLLFPFALVLLLAFRGKNLIVSISWGIVTAIIIILVAGFGTMEDILWFDVSNGTLVGAVVDGVSGYLHMCVLLLLIMSCGYLITAGNLMRLMEEAILKKVGSSVKKAELAIWTIVSILNALMSVNAAAEITAAPFVKSIGKRFNIHPYRRANMLDAITAAGGFILPWSGGVLLATTVVNGMLDKYPFLTSVTPGEIWYLAFHGWILVLVMLFAALTSWDLKYIGEDGKPSKVNSKKELCK
- the tdh gene encoding L-threonine 3-dehydrogenase, with the protein product MKGKMKAIVKTKAAPGAELKEVDIPKIGPKEVLVKVHAASICGSDLHIYQWDKWSQSKVNPPVTIGHEFSGEVVELGSDVTTLNVGDIVSSETHFVCGHCEQCRTNQAHICPNTVILGINVNGVFAEYVAIPEASAWKNTLDVDPAYLAIQEPLGNAVHTILSGDTVGKSISIVGCGPVGALAIPVAKVAGVKTLIAVEPNEYRAKLAYKLGADIVINPLKDDPIKAIKEVTDGQGVDIVAEMSGNPIALKQALKYVKPGGRISLLGLASEEISLDIANDVIFKGITIKGIVGRRLFETWYQVKGILESKDFNIMPAVTHRFKLEDFEEAFDLMQKGNSGKIALYPDNEIFNKYSK
- a CDS encoding radical SAM/SPASM domain-containing protein, with translation MNHISWNTTKKCNLYCKHCYRESGPEKMDDELSTDEGKKLLDQMVKAGMKVIVLSGGEPMIRDDIFELISYAKSIGMTILMGSNGTLIDKEKAEKLKGSGLSAIAISIDSLDPEKHNRFRGSNTAFQKAIEGVNNCVEAGIRVQLNCTVTKQNLEEIENIADFASNLGAASSHMLFLVDTGRGKNIKEASLDIKEYKKAINRIIDKDLELDMLVKPTCAPQYKVESLLRGIESLKNTTRGCIAGVSYCSILPNGDVHICPYAPVKVASIREDTFDYIWENNEIFNKLRDYKNYKGQCGHCQYINICGGCRARAFSNTGDWLEEDPYCLLSGGVNEI
- a CDS encoding translation factor GTPase family protein translates to MKKTIGIFAHVDAGKTTFTEQLLYNTGSIRNLGRVDHKTSSMDTDEIEQSRGITIFSDQGIFQFNNDTYYIIDTPGHMDFSAETERSMSALDYAILIISGSSGVQAHTTTLFNLLNSYNIPTFIFINKADIDSFNLQGIIADIKDKLTCDILYLNSVKDINNQCTAEFVADRDDNFLESYLQENYNSEDLIVAAINIIKKRICFPLMAGSALKGIGIDNFLEVFSKLTKTEYQEKEDNNFVGKVYKIRHDDKGIRLTFIKALSGKLRIKDEFTFIKDGQASSEKVNEIRVYNGKKYETKNEISAGDVFAVVGFKSPVCGTMIISGETIIEQASNFHLTAALKSKVNILDKTDVTILMEKLRILESEDPALSVTYREETEDILISIMGRIQLEILENVMKSRFGISVGFEKPQVEYRETILSAVTGYGHFEPLRHYAEVQLDLVPTARGSGITYESQCHVDNLILNYQNTIENHTFERVHKGVLTGSPITDIKIILMDGRSHIKHTEGGDFREATYRAIRQGLEKAESILLEPFYSFEIYAEETYMGKIMSDIHKLRGNCEPPVLNCGNVYIKGRGPVESFMDYSIELMSFTKGTGSMSLMYDGYDLCENSIEVINKIGYDKERDVENTSTSVFCTKGTSYTVPWYEAEKYMHTIN
- a CDS encoding glycine C-acetyltransferase, which produces MFSQKLFLKEIEESKAKGMYKPLPVLQSANGAEIVLDGKKTINLSSNNYLGLVDHPEVKAAAIQAIEKYGVGASSARNIIGNTDLYEELELKLAKFKNEEAALVFQSGFTVNLGSIPIIAGEGDLIISDELNHASIIDGTRFSKANKIIIRHMDMEDLEKKLKENRAKYKNVLIATDSVFSMDGDIAPLQDMTFLAEKYDSLLYVDDAHGTGILGKKGRGVADHFGLTGKIDFTVGTLSKAIPAVGGYIVGSNLMKNWLERNSRPILFSTSIPASAIAASIKVIELLEKSEDINNILWENTNYFKDGLTKRGINIGNSKTPIIPIMIGDEEKAKNFSQKLKECNILASSIVFPVVPKGKARVRCIITANHTKQQLDYCIDNIEKIAKAMRVIK